One Polypterus senegalus isolate Bchr_013 chromosome 10, ASM1683550v1, whole genome shotgun sequence DNA segment encodes these proteins:
- the midn gene encoding midnolin, which produces MDPHPGARSFSSRGATACEALPNEPPMNLFIHTTTGTRFELSVPSEETVEGLKRRLSQRLKVPKERLALLHKETRLSSGKLQDFGVSDGSKVTLVPTVEAGLMSQASRPEQSVMQALESLTETQVSDFLSGRSPLTLALRVGDHMMFVQLQLAAQQSGAQQIQHHHVITRGETVGSAGATTSSTSTAHSAAGHTRVSHHPHSHSAATASQTTQPSFSPHYCAPSRSSSVSAGMFVSNPGTASSSVVSPPASQSSSQTAPCPEADCSSKSASSQSSTGRPRKPGAIIESFVNHAPGVFSGTFSGTLHPNCQDSSGRPRRDIGTILQILNDLLSATRHYQGVPPSLAQLRCQTQCGPASPSRSPPPSPPTVLAGLSARPTSVATASQPGLHPLVQCKSQIRMCKPSGDRSRQTENRATRCKVERLQLLMQQKRLRRKARRDARAPYQWLPNRKSSRSNSNSSVSSDGSLDLDFEEPVWKPDVKADMKSEFVVA; this is translated from the exons ATGGACCCACATCCCGGCGCCAGGAGCTTTAGTAGCCGCGGAGCCACAGCCTGCGAGGCCCTTCCCAACGAGCCGCCCATGAATTTGTTCATCCATACCACCACCGGCACCCGCTTTGAACTGTCCGTCCCTTCCGAGGAGACGGTGGAAGGACTCAAACGGAGATTATCGCAGAGGCTCAAAGTACCCAAGGAAAGGCTTGCACTTCTACACAAAGAGAC GAGACTGAGTTCAGGGAAACTTcaagattttggagtgtctgATGGGAGCAAGGTAACTCTAGTTCCTACCGTGGAAGCTGGCCTCATG TCTCAAGCATCGAGACCGGAGCAGTCTGTGATGCAGGCATTGGAGAGCTTAACTGAAACTCAG GTGAGTGACTTCCTGTCTGGAAGGTCCCCCTTGACCCTGGCCTTGCGGGTTGGTGACCACATGATGTTTGTACAGCTGCAGCTGGCAGCACAACAGTCGGGTGCACAGCAGATTCAGCATCACCATGTCATTACTAGGGGAGAGACTGTGGGGTCAGCCGGAGCCACAACCTCATCAACCAGTACTGCACATTCTGCTGCTGGACACACTAGAGTATCTCATCATCCGCATTCTCATTCTGCTGCCACTGCCAGCCAAACGACACAACCCAGCTTCTCTCCCCATTACTGTGCCCCAAGCCGCTCCTCGTCTGTTTCAGCTGGCATGTTTGTCTCAAACCCAGGAACAGCTTCCAGCAGTGTTGTCTCTCCTCCGGCATCTCAGTCCTCCAGTCAAACAGCCCCGTGTCCAGAG GCTGATTGCAGTTCAAAAAGTGCAAGCAGTCAGAGTTCTACAGGGCGACCTCGGAAACCAGGTGCCATTATAGAAAGCTTTGTCAACCATGCACCTGGGGTTTTCTCTGGGACATTCTCAG GCACTTTACACCCCAACTGCCAAGACAGCAGTGGACGGCCACGACGGGACATTGGTACCATCCTTCAGATTCTCAATGACCTCTTGAGTGCCACACGGCACTATCAGGGAGTTCCACCTTCTCTTGCACAGCTACGCTGTCAGACCCAGTGTGGCCCTGCTTCACCGTCCAGATCCCCGCCACCCTCTCCTCCTACGGTGCTCGCAGGCCTTTCTGCTCGACCTACCTCAGTGGCTACCGCCAGCCAGCCTGGCCTGCACCCCTTGGTACAGTGCAAAAGCCAAATCCGCATGTGCAAGCCCAGTG GGGACCGCTCACGGCAGACCGAGAACCGTGCCACACGCTGCAAGGTGGAGCGACTGCAACTTTTGATGCAGCAGAAGCGATTACGCCGAAAGGCACGGCGTGATGCCCGGGCTCCCTACCAGTGGCTGCCAAACCGCAAGTCTAGTCGTAGCAACAGCAACAGCAGTGTATCAAGTGACGGCAGCCTAGATTTGGACTTTGAGGAGCCTGTGTGGAAGCCAGATGTGAAAGCGGACATGAAATCAGAGTTTGTGGTGGCATGA